A genomic segment from Salvia splendens isolate huo1 chromosome 13, SspV2, whole genome shotgun sequence encodes:
- the LOC121760480 gene encoding protein FAR1-RELATED SEQUENCE 5-like produces MGTPFFLFCIVVVVPECSPELKPVIGQKFQSLEFAFTFYEVYARAVGFDTRKQAMRKVDNVTTWYQVIRKREGRKKGDEDDQLNARSGFIIKRRKLSKRCGCTASIFFRFFLEDCLSGYIIQEFNKIHNHHMVETEHQQFMSSNRKLDDVHHKFIIDCSKANIGPTLTFKVLKEILGGFDLVGCIVGDIRNVSRDIKAYAQGFDVQMVLDDMAKKKEMSEAFTYHYEVNESDQLVGLFWCDGLMKRNYHMFGDIVSFDSTYNTNRYCMIFTPFTRKDNHGSPVTFAAGLVCSEKTGAFAWLFRHFVDCMCVAPRMILTDQDLGMRSAIEEVLVGTRHRWCMWHIMHKLAVKVPNRLLRDDDFKEEINACVWSELVEPDEFEEEWNRLVEHHQLEDIDWFNTLYAYRKYWIPTYFRDFPMGSMIRTTSISESENSFNKNFLKPRANIAEFYLNFNHAIEFQRNSRTSLDYHDATAIPILATTLPFEKHALTFYTDSMFKKIQEAIMEGNDRCRVLGFMSGETVDTYRLGDSKRNAYVVRHDKTDDTYSCECKLFGRHGYLCSHIFFLFRNNEVKKIPDKYCESRWMKTPLAKAVHGEF; encoded by the exons ATGGGGACCCCTTTTTTCCTATTCTGTATAGTGGTTgttgtacctgaatgttctCCCGAGCTGAAGCCTGTGATTGGTCAGAAATTCCAATCCTTGGAATTCGCCTTCACTTTTTACGAGGTATATGCCCGCGCAGTTGGCTTTGATACGCGCAAACAAGCGATGAGGAAGGTTGATAATGTCACGACCTGGTATCAAGTTATACGCAAGagggaaggaaggaagaagggtgACGAAGATGACCAGTTGAATGCCCGGTCTGGTTTCATTATCAAGCGTAGGAAGTTATCTAAGCGGTGTGGTTGTACGGCTAGTATATTCTTCAGGTTTTTCTTGGAAGATTGTTTGTCAGGTTATATAATtcaggagttcaacaagattcATAACCATCACATGGTTGAGACGGAACATCAGCAATTCATGTCAAGTAATCGCAAGTTGGATGATGTACATCATAAATTCATCATCGACTGTTCCAAGGCTAATATAGGACCCACGCTTACCTTTAAGGTATTGAAGGAAATTCTTGGCGGGTTTGACCTAGTTGGTTGCATTGTTGGGGATATCAGGAATGTCTCACGGGACATCAAAGCATATGCACAAGGATTTGACGTACAAATGGTGTTGGATGATATGGCTAAGAAGAAGGAGATGTCCGAGGCGTTCACCTATCACTACGAAGTTAACGAATCCGACCAGTTGGTTGGTCTGTTTTGGTGCGACGGTTTGATGAAGAGGAATTACCACATGTTTGGTGATATTGTGTCCTTCGACTCCACGTACAACACAAACAG GTACTGTATGATCTTCACTCCTTTCACTAGAAAGGATAATCATGGTAGTCCTGTAACATTTGCTGCCGGGTTGGTGTGCAGCGAGAAAACAGGGGCATTTGCTTGGTTGTTCAGACATTTTGTAGATTGTATGTGTGTAGCACCCAGGATGATTTTGACCGATCAAGATTTGGGCATGAGATCAGCTATTGAAGAGGTCCTAGTCGGTACACGTCACCGTTGGTGTATGTGGCATATAATGCATAAGTTGGCTGTCAAGGTACCAAACAGATTGTTGCGGGACGATGATTTCAAAGAGGAAATCAACGCTTGTGTATGGTCGGAGCTTGTAGAGCCGGACGAATTCGAGGAGGAGTGGAATAGATTGGTTGAACATCATCAGCTAGAGGACATCGACTGGTTCAACACATTGTATGCGTATAGGAAATACTGGATACCGACGTACTTCAGGGATTTTCCTATGGGATCGATGATTAGGACTACATCCATATCTGAATCAGAGAACAGTTTCAACAAAAATTTTCTGAAGCCCCGAGCTAACATAGCTGAATTCTACTTGAATTTCAACCACGCCATAGAATTCCAGCGGAACAGTAGAACATCGTTGGACTACCACGATGCCACTGCCATACCCATACTAGCAACTACTCTGCCGTTCGAGAAACACGCTCTCACGTTTTATACCGACAGTATGTTCAAGAAAATACAAGAAGCAATTATGGAGGGTAATGACAGATGTCGTGTGTTGGGTTTTATGTCCGGAGAAACGGTTGACACATACCGGCTTGGGGATAGCAAGCGCAATGCATATGTTGTCCGTCATGACAAGACTGATGATACTTACTCGTGCGAATGCAAACTATTTGGTCGGCATGGTTATTTGTGCAGCCATATATTTTTCTTGTTTCGGAACAATGAGGTGAAAAAAATCCCGGATAAATACTGTGAAAGCCGATGGATGAAGACTCCCTTAGCCAAGGCTGTACATGGGGAGTTTTAG